One stretch of Enoplosus armatus isolate fEnoArm2 chromosome 1, fEnoArm2.hap1, whole genome shotgun sequence DNA includes these proteins:
- the gnb5b gene encoding guanine nucleotide-binding protein subunit beta-5b has product MCDQTFMAATFGPCDSCSKASPLMNIYIKNEAINYCSFCMEVMACQGLLKGESLASLKRESESLKKKLEEERGKLSDIELQQVAEKVEVLGALSIKTRRVLKGHGNKVLCMDWCKDKRRLVSSSQDGKVIVWDAFTLNKEHGVTLPCTWVMACAYAPSGCAVACGGLDNKCSVFPLSLDQNENLAAKKKSVAMHTNYVSGCTFTNSDMQILTASGDGTCALWDVESGQLLQSFHGHTADVLSLDLAPSETGNTFVSGGCDKKANVWDMRSGQNIQSFESHESDINCVKYYPSGDAFASASDDATCRFYDLRADREVAVYQKDSILFGASTVDFSLSGRLLFAGYNDYTINVWDVLKGNRISVLFGHENRVSRVRVSPDGTALCSASWDNTLRIWA; this is encoded by the exons ATGTGTGACCAGACGTTCATGGCGGCCACTTTTGGCCCCTGcgacagctgcagtaaagccAGTCCTCTCATGAACATCTACATTAAGAACGAGGCCATCAACTACTGCTCCTTCTGTATGGAAGTG ATGGCTTGTCAGGGGCTCCTGAAGGGGGAAAGCCTGGCGTCACTgaagagggagagcgagagtctgaagaagaagctggaggaggagcggggCAAGCTGAGCGACATAGAGT TGCAACAGGTGGCTGAGAAGGTCGAGGTGTTGGGTGCTCTGTCCATAAAGACCAGACGTGTGCTGAAGGGTCATGGGAACAAGGTGCTGTGTATGGACTGGTGTAAAGACAAACGTCGTCTGGTCAGCTCTTCTCAg GATGGAAAAGTGATCGTCTGGGATGCATTCACTCTTAATAAG GAACATGGGGTGACCCTGCCGTGTACGTGGGTTATGGCCTGTGCTTATGCTCCCTCAGGCTGTGCTGTGGCATGTGG CGGACTGGATAACAAGTGCTCAGTGTTTCCGCTGTCACTGGACCAAAACGAGAACTTGGCTGCAAAGAAGAAGTCTGTCGCCATGCACACCAACTATGTATCAGGATGCACCTTCACCAACTCTGACATGCAG ATCCTGACCGCCAGCGGTGACGGCACATGTGCCTTGTGGGATGTGGAGAGcggacagctgctgcagagtttcCATGGCCACACAGCTGATGTCTTGTCCCTGGACCTCGCCCCATCTGAGACTGGAAACACGTTTGTCTctggg GGCTGTGATAAGAAGGCCAACGTGTGGGACATGCGCTCTGGACAGAACATTCAGTCTTTTGAGAGCCACGAGTCTGACATCAACTGTGTAAA GTACTACCCCAGTGGAGATGCATTTGCTTCAGCTTCTGACGACGCCACA TGCCGTTTCTATGACCTGCGAGCTGATCGTGAGGTAGCCGTCTACCAGAAGGACAGCATCTTATTTGGTGCTTCCACTGTGGACTTCTCTCTGAGTG GTCGCCTGCTTTTCGCTGGTTACAATGATTACACCATCAATGTGTGGGACGTTTTGAAGGGGAATCGCATCTCCGTCCTGTTTGGCCATGAGAACCGCGTCAGCAGAGTCAGAGTGTCACCTGACGGCACAGCGCTCTGCTCGGCCTCCTGGGACAACACCTTACGG ATTTGGGCCTAG